A single region of the Polyodon spathula isolate WHYD16114869_AA chromosome 5, ASM1765450v1, whole genome shotgun sequence genome encodes:
- the LOC121315304 gene encoding oligodendrocyte transcription factor 3-like — protein sequence MNSDSSSVSSRASSPDMEEMYHRDQQLRDARFNSVSSSQNELLQKMTSEHLSSLEEHMSGGSKYKLKKQGSEQDVQQLRLKINGRERKRMHDLNLAMDGLREVMPYAHGPSVRKLSKIATLLLARNYILMLNSSLDEMKRLVGEIYGGHHSAFHCGTIGQTGCHPGHSNPPHQVLPLLSSAMSSTTTSTLSAALPGLTSIRAPHSLLKTTPTPPLQLGSSFQHWAGLPCPCTICQVPPPPLSALTSTAMTRLSLQTKDLVK from the coding sequence ATGAATTCTGATTCCAGCTCTGTTTCCAGCAGAGCGTCATCACCAGACATGGAAGAGATGTATCACAGAGATCAACAGCTCCGCGACGCGAGATTCAACTCCGTGTCTTCCTCTCAGAACGAGCTGCTCCAGAAGATGACAAGCGAGCACCTCTCCAGTCTAGAGGAACACATGTCAGGGGGAAGCAAGTACAAACTTAAGAAGCAGGGCTCAGAGCAAGACGTTCAGCAGCTCCGCCTGAAAATCAATGGGCGGGAGCGCAAGAGGATGCATGACTTAAACCTGGCCATGGACGGCCTGAGAGAGGTTATGCCATATGCGCACGGACCTTCGGTGAGAAAGCTCTCCAAAATCGCCACCCTGTTGCTCGCCAGAAACTACATCTTGATGCTCAACAGCTCCCTCGATGAGATGAAAAGACTGGTGGGCGAGATTTACGGTGGGCATCACTCCGCTTTTCATTGCGGGACAATAGGTCAAACCGGTTGTCACCCAGGACACTCGAACCCCCCTCACCAAGTCCTCCCGCTGCTGAGCAGTGCCATGTCATCTACCACCACGTCTACCCTCTCCGCAGCTTTACCAGGACTTACCTCAATCCGAGCACCCCATTCCCTACTGAAGACAACACCCACACCTCCACTCCAACTGGGCAGCAGTTTCCAACACTGGGCAGGTTTACCTTGTCCCTGTACCATTTGCCAGGTACCACCACCTCCACTTTCTGCTCTTACTTCTACTGCCATGACAAGACTCTCATTACAAACAAAAGACTTAGTAAAGTAA